The Sphaerodactylus townsendi isolate TG3544 linkage group LG11, MPM_Stown_v2.3, whole genome shotgun sequence sequence GAGCTGAAAATGTATGGAAGAGCTTGCCTACAGATTGGAGCAAAGGCTCTTTCTCTTAAAGAGAGGCTTGAATCTGCATTCTCTGTGAACTGCTGCCCTCTCAAGAGAACATGTCTCCCTCTACATTTATGTATCATCAACATTTCATTTACCCATTGTTATACTGTAGTACAGGCATAGGTCCCTGATAGCCTCATCTGCCTTTCTCTGAGAGCAAAGGTACTGACTGGGCATTGATggttctgaggccccttccgcacacgcaaaataatgcgttttcaaaccacttaaacaactgtttgcaagtggattttgccattccgcacagcttcaaagagcactgaaagcagtttgaaagtgcattattctgcatgtgcggaatgagcctgagtgttaAATTAGACCCTGGtggaaggcacagatctctcccATGTGCTATTCAGTTCTTGCTTACAAAAGGTGGATTTACCCCCTGTTGTAAAAGCCAAagtgcaaaggaaaaaagaaaagaaaaagaaagaccaaTTAGATATAGATAAAACTCACTAACAGAAGGCTGGTAACTTTATTACTCATCAACAAGCTTACAGATTATTCTGTTTGCTTATTCTCTTTCATATATGATATTGCCAAACTAGTTAGACTGAACAGTAGAATCTAACTTTCTTAATAAGGCTGCAATTTTAAGAATACTTTTcttggagtaagccccattgaataaaaaaAGGGACTTTCTGTTGAGTACCCCTCCTTATGATTGTTCCCTTAGTATCTTAATTCTTAAGAAGAATATTCTGATTGGGAACCGTGAAAGCAGAACTCTCTACTCTCACGTGTTAACTTTTCAAAGTGGTTATCAAATTCAACAGCTGTAGTCTACAGAGTTTTGCGAATATGGAAGTGCAGGACACAGAGAAAGCACAAGGCATTTTGATTAGCATTCTATGAAATGCTCCCTTCTTAAGTAAGCTTCCACACTGTATAGTAAATCCACATTGAACTCTAAAAACTGAAGTGAtaacacatttctttttaatcaCTGAATTTTCCCAAGCCAAGATTGGCAGTTAAGGCAAAAACAGCTCCATTTCCAGTTCATTCACAGAAGCAAGCCATGTTCACAGAGCAATGTGCGGAGAGCTGAGTTACAAACTACTACAAATGTCAAGAGCAGGAATCTGGTGATGCAAATGAAAGATATTGTACAAGTAAAAAGTTTActatttcaaataattttttcaaaagaaatttctCAGGAATGAACAGTCCAGACTTATGAAAAGACATACTAAAGCAGTCGATTTTTTTTCTCTAAGCAGATGACACTGTTCCAGATCTCAGTTTCAAGAGTAATTTGCTGTGCAGTAGATTGGTGGTGTGCTATGTGGGACACAGGAGCTCTCAACTCAGCTTGGAACTAGGCATATGAGTCTTTGGATCCATGTAGGAGACATTTTTTATTGCTGAGATCTTTGAAGCCCAGCTATTGGGTCAAATTCAAGAACTGGTCTTCACAGAAATTAATCTACGCCAGGGCCTTCATGTATTTTCTAGGGGCGTCCCTAAGTTTTGTCTATTACTTGGATGAATTTGTGAAGACATTTTTGGTAGGATGGTAACTATCACCTTCATCAGTTATAGACCAGAACTGGCTGTCTGCGTTTAAAACAACAAACCTGTAACTATGCCTGCAGATAATTTAGCTGCAGGATAACAACTCGGTTCAGCCCAGTATCAAGATCATCTGTGATAATAAACCACTGGCAATGATCAAAGGCATTGGGTGGGGATGCTCTTGTTTGTAGGTCTTCAGTGCATAAGATGGCACAATGGTAGCGCCGGATGCTCATTTCCTTGCCAACAGTTCTTTCTTTTGCCTCACGATAGCTGCTTACAACTATGAGGTCTCTGTACATTGCCAATAAAGATGTACCTCGGAGTCCTACTGAATGGGCTGGATCAATCTCTTtaaaacaactggttgtttacaagcaccattttaacaaccggttctgccgaagtggtgtgaacctgctgaatcccaccactgtacaaaaGGAGAAATATACAGGAAGAAGATACTCAAATGCACTTCTGGGCCAAAACTTCTTTTGTATGTAATGATACCTTAGCTATACACACATCTGTGTAAAGAAACCCCACTCCAGTTTTTTTGGATGGGAGAAGCATGACAGTTCTCAACCcaagcatggaaaaataaaataatcacagATTATTGAGTTAAACCAGAGACAAAAGTTTACAATATGTTTTGAGACTGTATAACTAATGGCACAAAAGCATTAATATGTTGTACACTTTGTGATTTATTTTATAGCACAATGTAAGAAAGGATAGGGGTGGCCTTAATAAGTGGTCTTGcttctgaaagaaaaaagatcCCAAGATATGAAAGgagttcaaaaagagagagttTAACAATGCTTCTGTTGACCACAGAGTTGACAATATATGGTAGATTGACAGGCTGGGAAGCTTACAATTTTGTTTGGCTACTATTATAAACAACAGGTTCAGGGAAATGTTTTTCATGATGTTCCCAAGTTGGCTCCTGCTTTTTCTTCTCGTTTTTGCCCAAAACTTCAGTGAAAGGCTGTGTTCAAGTAACGAGTTAGCTACTAGCTTTCAGTAAAGGAAGCATAAGCTCCCTTTGATGCATAATGATGCCACATGTTGATCTGGTTTCACAAGAGGCCATTTGTGAATCTTCAGAGTGCTTCTTCATCACTGGTGGATTGAGTACGGGATGAGGCTGTCAACTCAGAGGAGACAGTGTCAGGAAGCCCACAAGGTTTGCAAAGTGCTCTATAGAAGACATTATTCTTAAAGAGCAAGCTGATATATTTCTTGAACTTTTGCCCCATAAAGAAGTAGATCACGGGATTGAGACAACAATGAAAAAAGGATAGCGTTTGAGATGCCTGAAAGGCATAGTCTAGGTTTGTGCTGATTCGGCATCCTTCAATAATGTGTGCATCATGCAAACACTGTAGGAAAAGCACAATGTTATAAGGGGTCCAGAACAGGAAAAATACAATCATAACGACAAAGATCATCTTCACTGCcttcttcttgtttttatttctgcAGTGGCACAAGGCCCTGAGTATCTGCATGTAACAAAAGAACATGACTGCGAATGGAACCAGAAGGCCCAAAATATTGAATTCCAAAGCGGTAAAAAATTTCCACGTCATATCATTCTTGGGATAATTTGGCCTGCATATGATACGATCGTTTTCAAGAACAGTTTCACTGAACACCAGCCCTGGAACGGAAGCTGCCATGGCCACTAGCCACACAATAAGGCTGGTCAGGGTGCCGTAAGTGACAGTTCTCACTTTCAAGGCAAACACCACACGAACAACTGCGAGATACCGATCAATGCTCATGAGCGTGATGAAAAATATCCCACTGTAAAAACCAGTCAGATAAACCCACGAGAAGAATTTGCATAGCCAGTTTCCAAACAGCCACTCGTCAGCCACAAAATAAGACCAGAAAGGAAGAGCAAAAACAAAGAACAAGTCAGAGATGGCAAGATGGAGCAGGTAGATATCTGTCATGCTTCTCAGCCTCTTGTATTTCAGTAGCACTAAGAGGACAAGGATATTCCCTGCTAAGCCAAGCAGGAACACGAGCGAATAACACGAGGGAAGGAACGACGATCCGAAATTTTTCACTTCATCTTTTTCACATATCCCTGGATCATCGTCATAATTGTAATCATAGGAGGAAAAATATGTAATTGCTGCAGTAGGTGATGTTTCATTTGGAGTAGCCATATTCTTTTCTTCCTAAACACAGAAAGAAATGATCAAAATGGCAAATTAGTATTTCTCAGTCGTAgcattttaaaacacaataagGTGGTATGCAGAACAGCTTGCGAGCTGGTTCCAGGAATCCTTGACTTTAGTGCTAGGATTGAGTTCTTACATTTTATTATACTAAACTTGTAATAAAAATGTAGTCAGTGGAGAAATGTCCTTTTTGTGCAACATTCATTCTGACTCCCAAAATGAATTAGTTAAATGTCTTGATTTATTGGTCTTTCAGAGCTTGCAATTTCAGGAGCATGACATGCTTTCAAGTACATCttgcgttttccccatggccaatatatcctgggataaggaggtgaaccATCCTGGTTCAGCCATGATTTCTGCATGgctgtatttgtatttgtatttgtatttgatttctgcatggcttcctGGTCTAACTCGGTCCCGCCCAACGAGATTCCTCTTATCCcgtgcctttcaaaaaacaatgaaattggcggttcttttttaaaaactgtgccgctcctgctcccatgcaaacaccgcaggagatggatcggtttatttttcccgcctcactggctgcagccaatcagaacggcggAAAAATGGGACAGATCGCACATGCGCGGCATCGTctgcgaggaaaatgaaagtaaactgggggccatgcataatcacctggagttcttcctcccagcctgaacacgctgatgggctgctgtgcagagagaGGAACCGCgatggaaacatcccagtatgtatgatcctggttttcccctgggatattttggctgtggggaaaacgcccttCTTTCAGTGTGGTCATTAAGTAAACATCTCTTGTACTTTCTTAGTACAAACTTCAAACCCTGTGTACTTCCAAATGCTGCATGCAGCTGGCAGTTTGTCACTTGGTCCTGGAAACTGCCATAAGTTAGTCCTAGAAATTTCTGCTGGGAAAAGAAATGTTTCACACTGTACACTAAATGGCTCTGGCCATTAAAAGACCTGAAAATAAGCAAGAAAGTGGCTATTTCTTCATTCTGCCTAATGCAGCGTTCTATGTAACTTTACATGTATGCACTCTTAACAGATATCATCACTGAATACTTCTTGGACTGTAGCTTTAATAGCTACATAATAAAGCAAAGACTTCACAGGAGAAGTTTCTGCGTTATTACTTGTTTGTGCTGGCATTCATTTAAACATCTGCCAGTTATGCCTCTATGCAGAGCCCAGGAGCTCTGCAAGAAGAAAGAAGCATGCACAATCCTATTCTTGGGCatcctctttttatttatttcatatatactccatctttctccacagtgtagacccaaagtggcttacagcattctacttccctccattttatcctcacaacaaccccgtaaGGTAGGctaaaagtgtgtgactggtcagaggtcaccaagcaggcatccctggcagagcagggatttgaatctaatccaacactctaaccactacgtcacactgTCTCTTAATTAAAGGCTGCTTTGAAGATGTTTCATCTGTTTTAACGGTGTTGCCAATTGTGCAGCAGTCATTGATGTCACAGGAACTCTACTAGGGGGAGGTGATAATCTTCCCTGCAAAAATCCTTGCCTTCCTATTTACTAAGAGGTGTTCTTGTCCAAGAAAAGATACCCTGTAGCTTCATTGCATTTCTCAGGGCACTTGCTAGTCAAAGACTTATGATAAGTAGTAAATGCTTcagaaaatttttttttttaagatcaagGAATGAATACGACTATGTCCTTCTTCATGAACACTTCTCACTAGCATCACATGAGCCAGGAATAGGGTGTTTCTTGGCATCCAGGGAAAATATAGCCTAGTTTTGGCCTGCATTCTTGAAAATAACTTGTTAGGCGGAAACCAGCAAATAAAAGCATTCTGTGGTATGTatagggcaggagtctgcaacctgcagctctccagatgttcatggactacaattcccatcagcccctgccagcatgtccaattgggaattgtagtccatgaacagttggagaaccgcaggttgcagacccctggtataggagCAATCTTAGCCAGAGGACAATTGAAGCAGCTATTTTGATCACTCAGCTGCCACACCTAGGATCCCCCTGaccacaatgggggggggggggtaaggttaccaaatccaggttgagaaactcctggagatatgggggtggATACTGGGGAGGTCAGTGGGGTAGtatgccatagaggccatcctTCAAAGGATCCATTTGTTTCAGGGGAGCAGATCTCCGTAGTCtggtgatgagctgtaattccatggGGATCCTCAGGTCTCAAATGGAGGCAGGTATCCCTAGCCATGCTGCTGCCAACCACCCTGCCGTTTTGGATTTGTGGCAGGCAGCATTATATTCAGGGTGTAATGGCTGTGGCAGTGGGGCCCCATGGTTGATCACGGCTGTCTGCTGCCCTGAAGCCTCCCAACCCAACACTCAAGGATCAGGGACAAACAGGAAGGCAAAAGCAGCCTTCGAAAGGACCCCCAGCCTGCCTGTGATGAAAGAAGGGACAGCAAACTCTTATGGGGCTGAGCCACTGGACTGGGACAATGACTTTTTACCCCTGACCACATATTGGTGGCTGGTTGCACCTGCCTACTCACAGTGGCAACCGTTCACACTCTGCTCAAACATGCAACTTCTGGAGAAGACCTTAGCATGTAAGCTGTGGGGAAAGCCTACGAGTTGGTGACCTCCAGCTTATGCAGGTTGTGAGAGTGGACTGCCGGAGAAGACAGCCCACTCTCTACAGATATTGAAGAAGGCCATTCTTCAGGAGTTTCACATTAACTGCTGGCAATGAAATCCTGTCATGGGAGTGGATGCACGTAACAAGATGCATGCACTGGCCAGCTATTGATCTGGGCTACCATGCTTGCCTTTCTTTGAGTACTTTTCTTATTAGAGGATAGCAGTGTGGGtcagcagtagaacagttagatgtATGTCCAGCAGCACTTTAggggccaacaagattttttggccCCCACTCACTAATCATGCAACTAGGGCTTCAGCAGCAATAGCTTTGGATGTTGCTGTTTCTATCTAAAATTGCAAGAGTTGGTTGCCATACCCTTTTACCAGGAAGGAAGAGTAATCCTCCCTCCAGGAGTGCTACCAAGAAGACTAAAGGGACATCATACATTTGCACAATTTACAAAAGTGATTAAATTGTGCAGTTTTCTTTAaacattctctccccccctcccaattttttaAGCTGGAAAAAATACCACCACAGCAAACCTATCCACCCAGTCTCATTATATCAGTGGGACAAATACGCAGACTTTACCTGGAGTGTGCTTTACTGCCTTCACGAGGACCCTGAGGAAGCAGCTTGGTTGTGGGTGCCGAATCTCGGGCTTTCTGAGGAAGTGGTGCGTTCAGTGAGCAGAAAGGTAAGCCAATGACAAAATACAGCCACAAGTATCCTTTGCAGCTCTGATATACATAGTTGATTCTTGGAGAGCTGTTTTGACAATCAAGTGATAAAACTGTCTTTCTGAAATGAGTGGCAGTTGTTTTAACCAGCTTTGAGCCTCTGAGATCAGGAGCTGAGCATGCATAAGCATCTAATGAGAAGTGTAGGCAGCTCagtggaaattttcaaaaaaaaccctgccacatAAGGCTTGCTTCTGATGATTAGTCCCTTTTCTGGTAAATGAATTAAATGAGGATGACACATGGATGTCCACTGATAGGACACAGCTGGTATAGCtgaattttctgtattttcttcagGGTTGCT is a genomic window containing:
- the CCR4 gene encoding C-C chemokine receptor type 4 gives rise to the protein MATPNETSPTAAITYFSSYDYNYDDDPGICEKDEVKNFGSSFLPSCYSLVFLLGLAGNILVLLVLLKYKRLRSMTDIYLLHLAISDLFFVFALPFWSYFVADEWLFGNWLCKFFSWVYLTGFYSGIFFITLMSIDRYLAVVRVVFALKVRTVTYGTLTSLIVWLVAMAASVPGLVFSETVLENDRIICRPNYPKNDMTWKFFTALEFNILGLLVPFAVMFFCYMQILRALCHCRNKNKKKAVKMIFVVMIVFFLFWTPYNIVLFLQCLHDAHIIEGCRISTNLDYAFQASQTLSFFHCCLNPVIYFFMGQKFKKYISLLFKNNVFYRALCKPCGLPDTVSSELTASSRTQSTSDEEAL